Proteins encoded in a region of the Gemmatimonadaceae bacterium genome:
- a CDS encoding amidase translates to MTYDLKGVHLPVLGPTGIRTINAITGIPGFGSLLIGKLRRDAGLDALLRTVVDDPPTNEPMLPDVAPPIPALDARADDARAGFRFPTVEDFHATYRSGALTALQVAQQFLARWESSEQGERPLRGFISMRREDILAQATASTERWKAGQPISVFDGVPVAAKDEVDQAGYTTTVGTKIFRNAPPATHDSTAVARLRAAGAVMVGKANMHEIGIGVSGHNAHYGSARNPYNDLHHTGGSSAGPGCVVGAGLVPVAIGADGGGSIRLPASFCGTVGLKPTYGRISEYGAAPLCWSLAYLGPLASCARDAALAYQVMAGADAHDPHSLGHPSAVIDDRAPRSLAGITLGVFRPWFQDAQPEVVAACERLLDEMTASGARLVEVEIPELELARLAHLVIITSEMTTALWPQVRDRLGEFGSETQLNLAIARASTAAEYVHAQRVRTRAIAHVERALAHCDAIITPASGNTAPRLHPSGGAVSDLGRSMETMRFAFLTNLTGHPAISFPAGYGRAGLPIGMQAIGRGWGEQLLLRLAAFADTVVERRQPSRFYPPIGG, encoded by the coding sequence GTGACGTATGACCTGAAGGGCGTGCACCTGCCGGTTCTTGGCCCCACGGGTATTCGGACCATCAATGCGATCACCGGAATTCCGGGATTCGGCTCGCTGCTCATCGGCAAACTGCGTCGCGATGCCGGGCTCGATGCCCTGCTTCGCACGGTCGTCGACGATCCGCCCACGAATGAGCCGATGCTGCCCGACGTCGCGCCGCCCATCCCCGCGCTCGACGCACGCGCCGATGACGCCCGGGCCGGCTTCCGGTTCCCCACCGTTGAGGATTTCCACGCCACCTATCGCAGCGGTGCGCTCACAGCCTTGCAGGTCGCACAGCAGTTCCTGGCACGGTGGGAATCGAGCGAGCAGGGCGAGCGCCCGCTGCGCGGCTTCATTTCGATGCGCCGCGAGGACATCCTCGCGCAGGCGACCGCATCGACGGAACGCTGGAAGGCTGGCCAGCCGATCAGTGTCTTCGATGGCGTGCCGGTGGCGGCGAAGGACGAAGTCGACCAGGCCGGATACACCACCACCGTCGGGACGAAGATCTTTCGGAATGCGCCGCCCGCCACGCACGACTCGACGGCCGTGGCCCGCCTGCGCGCCGCTGGCGCCGTGATGGTCGGCAAGGCCAACATGCACGAGATCGGCATCGGCGTCAGCGGTCACAACGCGCATTACGGCTCGGCGCGCAATCCTTACAACGACCTCCACCACACCGGGGGCAGTTCGGCCGGGCCCGGCTGTGTGGTCGGCGCGGGACTCGTCCCCGTCGCCATCGGCGCGGACGGCGGTGGATCCATTCGCCTCCCGGCGTCATTCTGCGGCACGGTCGGCCTCAAGCCGACCTACGGACGCATTTCGGAGTATGGCGCAGCCCCGCTGTGCTGGTCGCTTGCGTACCTTGGGCCGCTTGCCAGCTGCGCGCGGGATGCGGCCCTTGCGTATCAGGTCATGGCCGGGGCGGATGCGCACGATCCGCATTCATTGGGGCATCCGTCGGCGGTCATTGATGATCGCGCGCCGCGGTCGCTCGCCGGCATCACGCTGGGCGTGTTCCGCCCCTGGTTCCAGGACGCGCAGCCAGAGGTGGTCGCCGCATGTGAACGGCTGCTCGACGAGATGACGGCATCTGGCGCGCGCCTGGTTGAGGTCGAGATTCCGGAGCTCGAACTCGCTCGTCTCGCCCATCTCGTGATCATCACTTCCGAGATGACCACGGCGCTCTGGCCGCAGGTGCGCGATCGGCTGGGCGAGTTCGGCAGCGAGACGCAGCTCAATCTTGCCATCGCCCGGGCATCGACGGCCGCCGAATATGTCCACGCCCAGCGGGTGCGGACGCGCGCCATCGCGCACGTCGAGCGGGCGTTGGCGCACTGCGACGCCATCATCACCCCGGCCTCGGGCAACACGGCGCCACGTCTGCATCCGTCGGGTGGTGCCGTGTCAGATCTTGGCCGGTCGATGGAGACCATGCGTTTCGCCTTCCTCACCAACTTGACCGGACATCCCGCCATCTCCTTCCCCGCCGGTTACGGCCGGGCCGGCCTCCCCATCGGGATGCAGGCGATCGGCCGCGGATGGGGCGAGCAGTTGCTGCTGCGACTGGCCGCTTTTGCCGACACCGTCGTCGAACGCCGCCAGCCGTCACGGTTCTACCCGCCGATCGGCGGGTAA
- a CDS encoding rhodanese-like domain-containing protein, producing the protein MSFFTSLASLLGGSAFGPEQFDAVRVEHPGTILLDVRTRNEYVQGHIDGSTLIPLDQLSASLTQLAAAPSPIIVICHSGARASTAATALRRQGKQDVHVLGGGVASWAGYGRKLTAGAKDISLRDALKKAKQATTAAT; encoded by the coding sequence ATGAGCTTCTTCACTTCCCTCGCCTCTCTCCTCGGCGGCTCAGCCTTCGGGCCCGAGCAGTTTGACGCCGTTCGCGTCGAGCATCCGGGCACCATTCTGCTCGACGTGCGAACCCGCAACGAGTACGTGCAGGGTCACATCGACGGCTCCACGCTCATTCCGCTCGACCAGCTGTCCGCGTCGCTCACGCAGTTGGCCGCCGCGCCGTCACCCATCATCGTGATCTGCCATTCGGGCGCCCGCGCCTCCACGGCGGCGACCGCGCTGCGCCGGCAGGGCAAGCAGGACGTCCATGTGCTCGGTGGCGGCGTTGCGTCCTGGGCTGGGTACGGCCGCAAGCTGACCGCGGGCGCGAAGGACATCTCGCTCCGCGACGCCCTCAAGAAGGCAAAGCAGGCCACGACCGCCGCAACCTAG
- a CDS encoding sulfite exporter TauE/SafE family protein — protein sequence MASRLAVSYGVLGYLFAALIGLALGTLGGGGSILTVPVFVYVLGFDAKLAIAMSLPVVGMAALVGVVSHWRAGNVRLQTAATFGSVAMVGSYTGARASVWFSGRAQLLILGTAMIAAAVSMLRSAGRGDRADDTTALPHLAPMLAVGLGVGLLTGLVGIGGGFLIVPALVVLGRVPMKAAVGTSLLVIAMNSASGYLGHHGYEIVPWLFVAKFTGVSIVGILAGTALVHHIPTRQLKRAFALLLVIIGVLVLWQNRAQL from the coding sequence ATGGCGTCGCGGCTCGCCGTATCTTACGGCGTGCTTGGTTATCTCTTTGCCGCCCTGATCGGGCTCGCACTCGGCACCCTGGGCGGGGGCGGGTCGATTCTGACCGTCCCCGTCTTCGTGTACGTGCTGGGATTCGATGCCAAGCTCGCCATCGCGATGAGCCTCCCCGTGGTCGGCATGGCCGCGCTCGTCGGCGTCGTGTCGCACTGGCGCGCCGGCAACGTGCGCCTGCAGACCGCCGCGACTTTCGGTTCGGTGGCGATGGTCGGCTCGTACACCGGCGCGCGCGCCAGCGTCTGGTTCTCGGGCCGGGCACAGCTGCTGATCCTCGGCACCGCCATGATTGCCGCGGCGGTCTCGATGCTGCGAAGCGCCGGCCGCGGCGATCGCGCCGACGATACCACGGCGCTCCCGCATCTGGCCCCGATGCTCGCGGTTGGACTCGGCGTCGGTCTCCTCACCGGCCTCGTCGGCATTGGCGGCGGCTTTCTCATCGTTCCCGCCCTGGTCGTGCTCGGACGGGTCCCGATGAAGGCGGCCGTCGGGACGTCGCTCCTCGTGATCGCCATGAACTCCGCCTCGGGGTACCTCGGGCACCACGGCTACGAGATTGTCCCGTGGCTGTTCGTCGCGAAATTCACTGGCGTGTCCATCGTCGGCATTCTCGCGGGAACCGCGCTGGTCCACCACATTCCCACCCGCCAATTGAAGCGCGCCTTTGCCCTGCTCCTCGTCATCATCGGGGTGCTGGTGCTCTGGCAGAATCGCGCCCAGCTCTAG
- the argJ gene encoding bifunctional glutamate N-acetyltransferase/amino-acid acetyltransferase ArgJ → MTFHDRARFPKGFRCASRNVGLKPEARDLTLFASDVDAAAAAVFTRNQFPGAPIILGRETVKGGSLRAIIANSKVSNVATGARGVENARRMAAAAAAELGTEAGKILVSSTGVIGVQLPVEKIEAGVRGMKGDLQDDPLVGAEGIMTTDTHPKALSASVGGTTLTWVAKGSGMIEPNMATMLSYIFTDAAFDAPTLDRLLREAVHVSFNMLSVDTDTSTSDTCAILANGLAGTVDERQFRNTLVAGCIRMTEMLARDGEGAEHLLRVTVREAVNDAEARFVAKALLNSPLIKTMVHGADPNVGRILMAIGKCFDATVNTTATNAWVNGYQVVGNGVRLDFDDATVRAALKVEVVDLEVSLGAGVATARAYGCDLTKGYIDENAAYYSS, encoded by the coding sequence ATGACCTTTCACGACCGCGCCCGTTTTCCCAAGGGCTTCCGCTGCGCCAGCCGCAATGTCGGCCTCAAGCCTGAGGCGCGAGACCTGACGCTCTTCGCGAGCGACGTCGATGCGGCGGCGGCCGCCGTCTTCACGCGCAATCAGTTCCCCGGGGCGCCCATCATCCTTGGGCGCGAGACCGTCAAGGGCGGATCGCTCCGCGCCATCATTGCCAACAGCAAGGTGAGCAACGTCGCCACGGGTGCGCGCGGCGTCGAGAACGCACGCCGCATGGCGGCGGCCGCGGCGGCCGAGCTTGGCACCGAAGCCGGCAAGATCCTCGTCAGTTCCACGGGGGTGATTGGCGTCCAACTGCCGGTCGAGAAGATTGAAGCCGGCGTGCGCGGCATGAAGGGCGATCTCCAGGACGACCCGCTCGTCGGCGCCGAGGGGATCATGACCACCGACACGCACCCCAAGGCGCTGTCGGCGTCGGTCGGCGGCACGACCCTCACGTGGGTGGCCAAGGGCTCGGGAATGATCGAGCCCAACATGGCGACGATGCTCTCCTACATCTTCACCGACGCGGCGTTCGATGCGCCGACGCTCGACCGCCTGCTGCGCGAGGCCGTGCACGTCTCGTTCAACATGCTTTCGGTGGACACGGACACCAGCACGTCCGACACGTGCGCCATCCTCGCCAACGGACTCGCGGGTACCGTGGACGAGCGGCAATTCCGCAACACGCTCGTCGCGGGCTGCATCCGGATGACCGAAATGCTCGCGCGCGACGGCGAGGGAGCCGAGCACCTGCTGCGCGTCACCGTACGCGAGGCGGTGAATGACGCCGAGGCTCGTTTCGTCGCCAAGGCGCTCCTCAATTCGCCGCTGATCAAGACGATGGTGCACGGCGCCGACCCCAATGTCGGCCGCATCCTGATGGCCATCGGCAAGTGCTTTGACGCGACCGTGAACACCACGGCCACCAATGCCTGGGTCAATGGGTATCAGGTGGTTGGCAACGGCGTGCGGCTCGACTTCGACGACGCCACGGTGCGCGCCGCGCTCAAGGTGGAAGTGGTGGACCTCGAGGTTTCACTCGGCGCTGGTGTAGCAACAGCGCGGGCCTACGGGTGCGATCTCACCAAGGGCTATATCGACGAGAACGCGGCGTACTACTCGAGTTGA
- a CDS encoding APC family permease produces the protein MTSPIVQFKRVLFGRPLSSDRLEHERLNKKTALAVLSSDAISSVAYATEQTLLVLAILGAVALQYIIPISAIIVGLLVLVAVSYRQTIFAYPAGGGSYTVAKENLGTGPGLVAAAALLTDYVLTVSVSISGGVAAITSAYPQLAPHTVALGVSAIVMLMLVNLRGVRESGIAFSVPTYLFIALMLALIATGVIRGVMGHDLAPLTTTPHVDAVSAAQHPLGFPAGFALTYLLLRAFAEGCVAMTGTEAISNGVGAFRKPSARNAATTLGWMAAILATFFIGTSYLARHYGVMPSETETVLSQIGRQVFGGGALYYALQYATFAVLVLAANTAFADFPRLASILATDGYMPRQFAARGDRLAFSNGIIVLALMAILLVWMFAGETSALIPLYAIGVFVCFTLSQTGMVMHWFRCREPGWRWKASLNGLGAVATALVTVVQVATKFTHGAWIVVLIIPLIILLLRGIHRHYERFSAELAYTGQAPLMFLHHTVIVPVNGISKPTAGSLVYATTISEDVRAVYVEVDDANTAKLVAAWEAWDIGVPLIVIRSPFRSVLRPIVDYVQGLSMRGETDLVTIVVPEIVPRHWWEHLLHNKTSLFIRTAFMFKPHVVVTAVPYLVGHAARLQDLANFDEMVA, from the coding sequence GTGACCTCACCCATCGTGCAATTCAAGCGCGTCCTGTTCGGCCGGCCACTCTCATCGGACCGGCTGGAACACGAGCGGCTCAACAAGAAGACGGCGCTCGCCGTGCTGTCGTCCGACGCGATCTCGTCCGTGGCCTATGCCACCGAACAGACGCTGCTCGTGCTGGCGATCCTCGGCGCCGTGGCGCTGCAGTACATCATTCCCATCTCGGCAATCATCGTCGGCCTGCTGGTGCTGGTGGCCGTGTCGTACCGCCAGACGATCTTTGCGTACCCGGCCGGAGGTGGCAGCTACACGGTCGCCAAGGAGAACCTCGGCACCGGACCGGGGCTCGTGGCCGCCGCGGCGCTGCTGACGGACTATGTGCTGACCGTGTCCGTCTCGATTTCGGGCGGCGTGGCGGCCATCACGTCGGCCTATCCGCAACTCGCGCCGCATACCGTGGCGCTGGGTGTCAGCGCCATCGTCATGCTGATGCTCGTGAACCTGCGCGGCGTGCGCGAGTCTGGGATTGCGTTCAGCGTGCCCACGTACCTCTTCATCGCGTTGATGCTGGCGCTCATCGCCACCGGCGTAATTCGCGGAGTGATGGGCCACGACCTGGCACCGCTGACCACCACCCCGCATGTGGATGCGGTGAGCGCGGCGCAACATCCGCTGGGATTTCCGGCAGGCTTTGCGCTGACGTACCTGCTGCTGCGCGCCTTCGCCGAGGGGTGCGTAGCGATGACCGGCACCGAGGCGATTTCCAACGGGGTTGGCGCATTCCGCAAGCCGAGCGCCCGTAATGCGGCGACGACGCTGGGGTGGATGGCTGCGATCCTCGCGACCTTCTTCATCGGGACGAGCTACCTCGCGCGGCACTACGGCGTGATGCCGAGCGAGACCGAGACCGTGCTGTCGCAGATCGGCCGGCAGGTGTTTGGGGGAGGCGCGCTCTATTATGCGCTGCAATACGCAACCTTTGCGGTCCTTGTGCTCGCGGCCAACACCGCCTTCGCCGACTTTCCGCGCCTCGCCAGTATCCTCGCCACCGACGGCTACATGCCGCGCCAGTTCGCGGCGCGCGGTGACCGGCTGGCCTTCTCCAACGGCATCATCGTGCTGGCGCTGATGGCGATCCTGCTTGTCTGGATGTTCGCCGGCGAGACAAGCGCGCTGATTCCGTTGTACGCGATCGGCGTCTTTGTCTGCTTCACGCTGTCGCAGACGGGAATGGTGATGCACTGGTTCAGGTGCCGTGAACCCGGATGGCGCTGGAAAGCGTCGCTCAACGGCCTCGGCGCGGTGGCGACCGCGCTCGTCACGGTGGTGCAGGTGGCGACGAAGTTCACGCACGGCGCCTGGATCGTGGTGCTCATCATCCCGCTGATCATCCTGCTGCTGCGGGGGATCCACCGTCACTATGAACGCTTCTCGGCGGAGCTGGCGTACACCGGGCAGGCACCGCTGATGTTCCTGCACCACACGGTGATCGTTCCGGTCAACGGCATTTCGAAGCCGACGGCGGGATCACTCGTCTACGCCACGACCATCTCGGAGGACGTGCGCGCGGTCTATGTGGAGGTAGACGACGCGAACACGGCCAAACTCGTGGCGGCGTGGGAGGCGTGGGACATCGGCGTGCCGCTCATCGTCATCCGGTCGCCGTTCCGATCGGTGCTGCGCCCAATCGTCGATTACGTGCAGGGACTGTCCATGCGTGGCGAGACCGACCTGGTCACGATTGTCGTGCCGGAAATCGTCCCGCGGCACTGGTGGGAGCACCTGCTGCACAACAAGACGTCGCTGTTCATCCGCACGGCATTCATGTTCAAGCCGCACGTGGTGGTGACGGCAGTGCCGTACCTGGTGGGTCACGCCGCGCGGCTGCAGGACCTGGCGAACTTTGATGAAATGGTGGCGTGA
- a CDS encoding ATP-binding protein, translated as MARPDRESAAVRRPAPLRAWLTWFVALAALTAAMIAGREYLDKAHVALLLLLVVLGASSAGGRTLGISVSVAAFLLLNFFFLPPLGTFTIAHPMDLVVLATFLVTSLVAAQLLYRANREAMDAQARATEIDRLAALGAESLNAADARDALGAIVGVIQSILGVEYCAVIEHPVPAELAETQDSERELLLPLRVRDTPVGALRIEDARGIGLTPERRRLLDALAYYAALGVERVRLTEVAERAETHQRMESLRNALLTSVSHDLRTPLTSIKGIAHEIADGGDPRAAADIEVAADRLNALIGDMLEFSRIQAGAVRPASAIETIDDLVGAALQQSRAVLKDRLVAIDGPEEILSGRFVFTDALRVLVNLLENAAKYSPSTAPIDLCIRREGDRVTLAVMDRGPGVPPAEQERIFEPFYRSRATAAGVGGTGLGLSIARGLAESMGGALRFEGREGGGAVFAFELPATDAPAAPGEP; from the coding sequence ATGGCGCGCCCTGATCGAGAGTCGGCTGCCGTCCGCCGCCCCGCGCCACTGCGTGCCTGGCTGACGTGGTTCGTGGCGCTGGCGGCGCTCACGGCGGCAATGATTGCCGGTCGCGAATACCTCGACAAGGCGCACGTCGCGCTCCTCCTCCTGCTCGTCGTGCTCGGGGCAAGCAGCGCCGGCGGCCGCACACTTGGCATCTCGGTGTCGGTCGCGGCCTTTCTCCTGCTGAACTTCTTCTTCCTGCCGCCGCTCGGGACGTTCACGATCGCCCACCCGATGGACCTGGTGGTGCTGGCGACGTTCCTGGTGACGAGCCTGGTGGCCGCCCAACTGCTTTACCGCGCGAACCGTGAAGCGATGGATGCCCAGGCACGCGCCACCGAAATCGACCGGCTGGCTGCGCTGGGGGCTGAATCGCTCAACGCCGCCGACGCCCGCGACGCGCTGGGTGCCATCGTCGGGGTGATCCAGTCGATTCTCGGCGTGGAATACTGCGCGGTCATCGAGCATCCGGTGCCTGCAGAACTCGCGGAGACCCAGGACAGCGAACGGGAACTGCTGCTGCCGCTGCGCGTGCGCGACACGCCCGTGGGCGCCCTGCGCATCGAGGATGCTCGCGGCATAGGCCTCACGCCGGAACGGCGGCGACTGCTCGATGCGCTGGCGTACTACGCGGCGCTCGGTGTCGAACGGGTGCGGCTGACGGAAGTCGCGGAGCGCGCCGAGACGCATCAGCGGATGGAGTCGCTCCGCAATGCCCTGCTCACCTCGGTGTCGCACGACCTGCGCACTCCGCTCACGAGCATCAAGGGGATTGCGCACGAGATCGCGGATGGCGGCGACCCGCGCGCGGCCGCCGATATCGAAGTGGCCGCCGACCGGCTCAACGCGCTGATCGGGGACATGCTGGAATTCTCCCGCATCCAGGCGGGGGCGGTGCGACCGGCCTCCGCCATTGAGACGATCGATGACCTGGTCGGCGCCGCACTACAGCAATCCCGCGCGGTGCTCAAGGATCGGTTGGTCGCCATCGACGGGCCGGAAGAGATCCTCAGCGGGCGCTTTGTCTTTACCGACGCACTGCGCGTGCTGGTGAACCTGCTGGAGAATGCGGCCAAGTACTCGCCGTCGACGGCACCCATCGACCTGTGCATCCGCCGCGAAGGCGACCGGGTCACGCTGGCGGTGATGGACCGCGGTCCAGGCGTGCCACCGGCCGAGCAAGAGCGGATCTTCGAGCCGTTCTACCGGTCGCGTGCGACAGCGGCCGGCGTCGGCGGGACTGGGTTGGGGCTCTCGATCGCGCGCGGGTTGGCCGAGTCGATGGGTGGCGCGCTGAGATTCGAAGGGCGTGAGGGCGGTGGGGCGGTGTTCGCCTTCGAACTGCCAGCGACCGACGCGCCAGCGGCTCCTGGGGAGCCGTAG
- a CDS encoding response regulator has translation MVKNADAWRRPFRQPARSTSINAPVLDIPTMNGVPFSVLVIDDEPQIRRVVRNALKAEALAVGDAGPPPAVRALEAATGRDGIDIAAAELPALIILDLGLPDLTGIAVCREIRRWSRAPIIVLSARHEDTEKAALLDAGADDYMTKPFSTVELLARARAQLRRASQVGGPTTAGDRVTIGDLTVDLALRRVARGEVVIHLTPTEWALLRTFIENPRKTLTHRQLFTAVWGNSEGDAPQYLRVYVGHLRRKIERDPMRPRYLQTEPGVGYRYEPDADGAP, from the coding sequence ATGGTGAAGAACGCCGACGCGTGGCGGCGCCCCTTTCGCCAGCCCGCGAGATCCACCAGCATCAATGCACCTGTCCTGGACATTCCGACGATGAATGGTGTGCCGTTCTCCGTGCTGGTGATCGATGACGAGCCGCAGATCCGCCGCGTGGTGCGCAACGCACTGAAGGCAGAGGCGCTCGCCGTGGGTGACGCTGGCCCGCCACCCGCCGTGCGCGCGCTGGAGGCGGCGACGGGACGCGACGGGATCGACATTGCGGCGGCGGAACTGCCGGCCCTGATCATTCTGGACTTGGGTTTGCCCGATCTGACGGGCATTGCGGTCTGCCGCGAAATCCGCCGTTGGAGTCGCGCGCCGATTATCGTGCTCTCGGCGCGCCACGAGGACACGGAGAAGGCGGCGCTGCTCGACGCCGGCGCCGATGACTACATGACGAAGCCGTTCAGCACCGTGGAACTCCTCGCGCGTGCGCGCGCCCAATTACGCCGCGCAAGCCAGGTTGGCGGCCCGACGACGGCGGGTGATCGGGTGACGATCGGCGACCTGACCGTTGACCTGGCCCTGCGCCGCGTGGCGCGCGGCGAGGTGGTGATCCACCTGACGCCCACCGAATGGGCACTGCTGCGCACGTTCATCGAGAATCCGCGCAAGACGCTGACACACCGGCAGCTCTTCACGGCGGTGTGGGGCAACTCAGAGGGCGACGCCCCGCAATACTTGCGGGTGTACGTGGGCCACCTGCGCCGCAAGATCGAGCGGGACCCGATGCGTCCACGGTACCTCCAGACAGAACCGGGCGTGGGATATCGTTACGAACCGGATGCCGATGGCGCGCCCTGA